The genomic segment gaaaattattaataatactatagaaaagtatacctaaatatgtatgtctaatatctagactgacataccgtctccgctcagaatcgtttttctcatacagtgatattatatcattgaattcaaatgtaatactatccattatacagtgacccacttgtaggTTACTGTagagcagagcgacatccacttacccacctttttattagtgtatatatatatatatatatatataataataaggcaGGTCAGGCAGGACCTTAGCATATGACTTATAGAATTGTATACAAATGCGACATATCAAAGCAACTTTAGGCGACGTCAAGGTTCGGTACATGTGCATAAAAATTCTAATGCGTCTAgttaatttgctaattttcgtgattttttcatattttgtcaatttttgaacattaaatgctaataaaaaaaactgttactaagaatttttaatatttctcaaatatcattgtaacaatatagtatgaaccttgtattaaattttcaagtatttttactcaacaaaaaaggttttattgacattcatagaaaaaaaaagtaattaaattggaaactgaaaatgtccgtaaacagctcaaaacaaatattttgtaaattttatcatgcatagaaaatggaaatataaacaaccagtaaaaatgtcatgtaactacggtcgttttttttaaagttacgcctaaaatcaaattgattttgcgtaaaaattcacgtttttccttaattattcttttgtttttcactgcgcttttgaaaactattggaaatttcaaatattttgatctcccgaatgcaccaacaagattcactttcccatcaaacaagatactgttgaagaaaatcgaagcagttttactgacCCAAACCGTAatgacagaaacaaaaaaaataaaaataaaaataaaaaaaacacacatcattgtaaaatcaatacattcatcgtttcactcacaATCTTAAATCATGGAAAGTACTGAGGGAATAAATTTtccatataaataaatgcaaacAGAATTCAATAGGTAGATTAACTAATACCACTGAGACTGATTTatgattatagtatattataatcaatggtactactaaaaattttgatttaacgtcgtgcagttatttttttttttacttagctcgaGCCACGACACGGTCGCtggatataatacaatataatcctaataatttgttattatttacattcaattaatactaataagtattaactataatgGTATGttgatatttagatataatcataataacaaaataaataatgctaaCATGATAAATcctatattggtttttattttgatagatGCTacttagataggtacttaaaaagccctctttgtatttgtttaattgcaatgaacataaaatatgaatgtgcACATAATACACTTGTATGTAATAAATCATAGAACCATATTACaagtttatataaaacataataaaagtaCTTTAggttataccttatacctactttgtattccattatgttaaaaacatttacctaactaaataaaataaagaaatttttttaattaattattatactttctgaatatatgatataagcAAATTAGTGGGTGATCAAGTAGTAATACATGAATTCCCCACCAGAAAAAATCGAGATCAGCATATTtactgatagaaaagtgaaactagttggtatttttgggaattcaaaattcaaaatttcaagtacttttacttttaaaaacaaaaagaggtaacttttatacaaaaccaatttttgaaaaagattttaatttttggtgaaactcaaaaattaatgattGTAGAACCttgacatttttaacaaatatttatattagtatttttcataaaacattCTTACAATGTTTCAACTACTTTTGAGCTGGTTATATCCTTgagaatttttttccatttttcaaattttttttaaaactatcctcgataaaatgtttttcacttgttaaaaatcttgaaaatgtaatgctggattccttatgatttttattaatggaagtttaaaaatacatatgcttaataattattttatatgcttataaagttaaaattttgaaaaattcattaaaatttcgaaaatgttcaaactattttaGAAATCcatagaagttttttttttatacctaacaaTAGACATTTTGATAGAAGATTCCCTACAAATGTTCCTACctcaaacaaaacaattatgttTGCCGGaaagtaacattaattttttatgagcgtttgaatttaacTTTTACGCGTTATACGgtaaattaaagaatttttatccataaatgtttgatattttgttgaaattcaaaaacataaatcgtagacactttaaattttcatcaaatgttaaaattaccattattttcatattaccaTCCAtacatggtaatattttcaaacaattttgactctttttgagacatttatagctataaaaaatttttaaaatgtaaaatattttaaagttggaAATCTTTTCTGTTCATAgctaagattaaaaattttaatagaagatattatcaaacaagtttttttacttttaaggctataacaaaaaaaagatttacTTAAAtggaacattaattttttatgagtgtctttacttaggtataatttttatgatatttgatattcagcggtaaattattgaatttccattaatcgatttttaatactttattgtacctatttccAAAACAAATTGCTATAGACTCTTGAGATGttcaccaaatatattaataatattagcattttccatagatggtaacattttaaactattttggctattttataaacatttttcttttcgtagctaacataattttaatgggaggtttttaataagtttttgtaCCTCTATCGAACTGAAAAAATCACGCTATTTATAGCAGAGAGATATTTTTCAATCcttgttaagttttttttttaactattaaattcgttatttaCACAAGTAGGTATACTAGACTGATACAACGCggtctccactcagaatattttttcgtatACGATGGTTTATCAACATAATTCAAATACAGCACAACTATTTCAACGACATGCttgacacctactgtacagcagagcagtaGCCACttgtccaattttttttatattgtatataatattattatattaagtttaaatacatatgacgtgtattgttattaatttatttacttatttatataatttaaataacaatatatgttGTAAGcacaaagtaatatatttttaagtatattttcgCGTTACCCCTtacctaggtatgtattatcataataataaatatatgccaCTGTCAACTGGCGACAATGCGTAATGACGTTTGAGGCCCCGCAATTTTACTATGCTCCGGGCCCCGCAAATTGTCAGGCCGGCTCTGCCCTGGGTGACGCGTGACAATAGATAATATATGCCTACgcatttgaatacattttagtatagcCCGatatacagaaatattattgtagtgttatgtaaaataacaacacaaatcacaataataataaatatatgtaagtgACATCCGGCGTGTGATATTCTCACGGTAGACCTAGACCGCAAGATACGGTCGCGCTAAAAGTATAGGCGCTCGTGAGACGGACAACCAGCCTCAAGAAGAACAGTACCTAATCCTAACTTATAGTCACAACTCGCTAATATCACCAAAtcgtcaaattattaaatattatgaaaactaagaaataaaaacaatacatattatagtgaaatttatttttagattcttagtggagcaatgaatatattgatttaaaatgaggatttttttttgttttttttttatttgtgtctgtcatcactttttaggacagtaaaaatgcttagattttcttcaacagcacaATAGTAGAGAGAATCTAGTTACTAGGTACTTAAAGGggtcaaaactaaaaatgtgtgtgtgtgtgtgtgtgtgtgtgtgtgtttgtggtATAtagcaacataatatatagaaacttacctgttttttaaatgttatgattttttttttatatatatatataaatgtataattgtattaatctatcagaaaacaactaaaaaataatttgaatttcacTTGGATCGAAAATTATTTCGGCCATTTATGATTTACTGTGGTGCATTATATAAAGTCAACAACGTTACGAATACGTTCagagatatataaatatatctaatatttataaatacgaaCAAGACGTTCAGTCGACCGAAGTGCTGCATAGTGCATGTGAAGAAAATTGCTATTTCATTTCTatgaaaattagttttatattttttatttctacgtTTCAATATCATACAGTTAATATTCTACTCTATTATACCCCTATTCTACTTGTGCAGTCGatcgtaaatttataaaatattttattttgtttcataattttttattcagtctgtttcaaataaaaaagaacaataattgatagtaattaataaaaataaaataaaaagatagaTTTGATAGAATGCAGAGGCTAGCTCCCATCGGAGGTACTACGACatgacaaatttataaaatatgaacaaattataatatataaattatgcctaaagatttggaaaatatttcatACCAAACGTAACCATCTATATGCAGGTGCATGCAGCCTTAAAATACGTCTTCTACACATTTgtgtaaactccgccaggaAAAAAACACTGGTTAAGTGTTTTAACACAGTGTATGATAcatctataatacattaataatatgtacaataaatgaataaaatataaaaatcatgaataaaaaagtaataataataataaatgtataattatgaatagtaataatgaataaaaaatttacacaatatgagtgcatttaaaaattagaaaaaatgttttatgttgattcaaaattactaaaaaatgtaatggatttaatttaaaaaagttactgcgtaatattagaaaattatgtcaaaaaacacatacaaataaaaacaatataatcattGTCGAGTGTGCACAAGTGTGTCACTTTTCCAcagttttgtatttgtataaaaaatgatccattattattttattttaaattattcctcataatttatgttgtaattaatGTTACAGTTATTTAGCGTCTGGTTAACGTCTGGCGCACTACCATTTTCGTTTGGGAGCTACAACCATTGGAATAATTGTTGATTCTGTATACTCGGCGATATGGAAATTACTATCTCCTATTTATTTGCCATCACCAAAAAAGAAGACTGGATGAAAATAGCGAacgattttaatgaaatatggaATTTTCCAAATTGTGTTGGTGCAATTGATGGTAaacatatttctattatttgtcCTCCAGGTGCCGGATcggaatattacaattataaggGCTATCATTCAATTGTACTACAAGCGGTAGTCGATGCCCACGCAAAGTTTGTTGTAATAGACATTGATGATTATGGTCGATGTAGTGGGATTTTTAAAGAATcattatttggtaaaaaattaaataataataaattaaatttacctgcaccaaaaaaaattgaccagAATATAAACGAAGACTTCCCTTTTGTATTTGTTGGGGACGAAGCTTACCCACTTTTACCAAACCTAATGAGGCCATTTCCTCGCAGACAGTTAACAAAtgaaaaacgtatttataactATCGTTTATCTCGTGCTAGGAGAATAGTAGAGTGTGCATTTGGAATAATGGTAAAACGATTTAATGTATTGGAAAATAAGATGTTAGTTGGCCCCGAGAAAGCTACTAAAATAACTCATAGCAGCTATCGAACAACGCAACAAGTTTATGGATTTTTTCAATTCAGAAAATGTTTCAGTTCCTTGGCAAGACagatatttagtttaaaaatataattttagtaataacttttaaaatataatgtaattatgataatatgaatacatttgacaaatttatttttttttaatataaggttaaaaagtaaattgagatctattttttatttagtacatTTGAAgtgctttattttataattattcaatataatttactacttatttcaataaaaatttattgaccaatgatcgattttattttgtcctatttattttactaaattatttgtttaattatgtaGTGTGTATCAGACATATTTCATACCATTataatagaaattgaaaaagtgaattattaaaagtaaaaaaatataaaaatctaaaaatatttgataatatattctgCTCAGCGgcgtatacctactataaaataccTTAAGTATATGCATGCGCAGGTCGTGTcgcattattttgtacaataataagtaaaaagtttgatttcatataaaaacataaaatagttaaagtatttcacaaaataacGTAAGGGCTTGAGCAGGAAGGCGCTCAGCTGCGAAAcctagaattatattattataaaatattataggtacctggcTTTTAGTATTCCGGAGATTTCTGGCCATAATTTTTCCTGAATATCTCGGTTACTATGttgtttatctttataattatacatggtAGATCTTTGTTGAACTAGTGTTATGAGCGTTTCCAGGTCTATATTTTCAGTGGTCATAGTAAATACTGAgtagtaaaatgaaaaaataatacgtcAAATGTTTATTACTTGTTAATATAGAATGTggatatatgtttataattacctttatataggtatacaaattgtataacgtatacaaaaatttaaaaatatataatataaaacagtaataatatattattatttattatgaattataattaattcgaTTAATACGATCGTTCTGCAACGACTGCGGTATCCAGCTAGTTAACCATCTGATACCGGCCAAACTGGCGGTTTGtctgataaaaattgttttgttttgactgACGGAATAGAGCATGTTCTATTTCGGTACAACACGATTAGTCATGACTAGAATTAACTGAAGAgcaaaaatgttatgttttgaCTATGACTTATCAGTGTGCGGGTTTCAGTGAATTAGGTACGTGTgttctattttttattagtcATAATAAAGCTGTCTCAGTCTGCTTTAAGCAGTTTTGCTCTTTTGGTGTGCGGCCGGAAAcgtcttaaaatactcataactcgctttaaaattaaaatataataaaaagtccaAGAGGTTTCCTAGATAAtaaatcttacctttagattttataaaaggtcaattcactataatttttaaattaacggagttGATCGTGTTCTGTTgagcgtataatttgctatgttacgcacttgtaagacggagacaacacatgcgggtatcacgttcTGTAAAGAGGACGTAACACTGGTATTTAAATActctaaaagaaaatattaaaaaatgcattgacAATAAATCACCCATCATTTGTATTCTAGTATTGCTGTAATTCTGAAAAACGTACTGAATACGAATGTACTGTGTGCTTACTGctgattgttattataattataattatgtttttgagttttcaatatttattgccaatacgaaatattaatatcatgattATCTACCAAGAAAAgtgtttgatatttaatttgctaagttatgaaattaatttacagCTTGCCAAGCACgcatatgttaaaaaaatcatatataaataaaccgtAGAACTTCAATACACTTTGAgcactatatacaatatttttattattatgtgcttacagacaataatttctttcctgttttgaacaattttatttaaattcgacGTGTCATAAAATtgatcattatataattattgttagaatatagctaagataaaaaaaagtggttAAAAcaagcagtcctgtaaagaatacttttaaagagtacttgagtaaatactcaaatacattttttttaagtatttcaaaaactaatcaaatactttgaaaaagtatttggaatacttttcaaatacttttggtttttaaagtgggtttctaattatcgtaatataaatacataggtagtaggtaatctaatagttatctaatagttttaaaggtaatattgttattcaataactttttttagaaatctggttttcacaaacctttgggcttcggctaacacagaaatacagaatattaaataaaattattattccattatcgtagttgacaataatatttttccaaccaattatttctaataaaaaaaaaatgttcgaaataaaaaaaccaaaatattcaataccaaaaagtattaaataaaaaaaaaagtatttaaaataccattcaaaatacttcatgctgaaagtatttaaaaagttattcaatacttaaaaaagtgtttgaatacttttactcaaatacttttacttaaatagttTACAGGACtgaaaacaaacaatataaaagAATTGTAGGCTTTGCGTAGGTTATACATATTTCATGATATTGATCACCCTTACCCATAAGACGTGGTCTGTTTTGACACGAGGAGCACACCCTATGCTATGTGGATCTAGACGCATCATTCACTCGATATCCTATTAATTGTTGTCTCGGACGCCTATCGTCGAGCAAAGTACTAGTAAAATCTTTCTATCAGCTTATAACgaataatttaggtaggtacatttcaaatataattattaatttggtacGCTAGGGTATTTCGAATTATGATACCGGTATCTATACGGTATTACCGTAAATACCGATCACCGaggttcaataaaaaaaacgtaattaagGTAACATCGGTAATTAGCGAATCACGGTAAGTAAATACCACCGGCCCTATATTATGCTTTTTGATACTGTTTTCATATAACCAGCATTGCGCATTCAAAATATTAGATAAGCTGTTTTATATTGAAACGTGAAAAAggttttacaatacaaataatcgTGTTTTACTTACGCGAAAAGAGACGACTTCGAATATAGTATCCGACGAatttactatgataataattgtagttgTGCTCGGTGTGTTTCGATAAATCTGCGAGAGTTACTCGGCGGGGCTAGGTATAGGCAACACAATATGACGCAAACAAAAAAGGGAATCCGACGTTGAAATCGAACGTCTTCGACACGATTGCTGttgcggtataataataataatattttgcgtcCTCGGCGACGCCAGCAGATCGGCTGTTTTCATTCGATGGGACGATACGATCGCGGACATCGTCGCATAATCTGGTGTCGAACACGAATAACGGCGAagtatattatttcgtataatatagtttcgaCACTAACAACGTTACAATTACAGCGTTTGCCCAAACGGaaagttattgaattaaatgcaccgattaaaatttttaaacacttgGCGCACACTCCCGGGTGCAGACTGGAATAAAGTACTTACCTGCtagttacaataaatataaatccagCTTCCACAGACCTCAAGTATGTTAAGTCTAACGTCACAATATTAAGTATTACCTCGTGATCATATTTCTCGCTAAAGTTGTAATTTCTGAACAAAGCGTGGGTACTATTATACTGCTCAAAAACGACAATGGACGACTACAATGAAACCAatctttatttatcaattattctgTTGGTGCGTATTTGGAATACATATTGAGTACCTACAACCGCACACAaccgaataattatatttttatctactagacggaaaaaaaaactgtaaagtGTACTAATAAAACTATACGTTTTGGGATTTACTTAACAAATACGATTGAAAAAATTGcgaaattaaatgttaaaaccgGGTgaccaataattttaaatgattttacacgtgcaataattataatatttagggaCCTACTAATGGACTATTTTGATAGTGCTTAagactattattattgaataataagtaGACGTAcagaatttagtattttaataacagtttttaaaacgtaaACATCACTGTATTATACACAAttgataaatacctaatatcattTAAACGGTTtgaattttagaatatatttaatacctatctaCTTANNNNNNNNNNNNNNNNNNNNNNNNNNNNNNNNNNNNNNNNNNNNNNNNNNNNNNNNNNNNNNNNNNNNNNNNNNNNNNNNNNNNNNNNNNNNNNNNNNNNAGGTTGgtaaatacctagtaatatgttatacctTTAAGGTAGTTAACTTAAGACCTGTAatagtatcaaaattaatttgaatagtatatttaatattgttacactCAGGCTAGTATTGAACATTGAGTTCCTCAAAAAAGAAGTGATGTAGTTTGATTTTTTAGAATGTGACGTAAAGAGGTTGTTACATTTAGACACTAATTATTCTACGAGTTATATCTCAATAAAAATGACACACGGGGTGGTTCACACTGATATATTAATGATACCTAATAATTGCAATAATCTTTGTACAGTTTAAAACTTAAGGTTATTAAATTTAGCAGCATCTAATGGAATACTTTTCATTTATCACTACATTAACTGAGTCTTCAATTATTTGGCACTTAAACTACcaaatttagtttttcttaCTCGTTTCTTAACCCTAGCCCTAaagaacattaattaaatatgtatcaatAACTATTccctattttaataaaatttacacATTAGATGTAATACATTGACAAAGTTTCTTTAGTATTACCGATGGAATTCTGCCGGGTTAGTCNNNNNNNNNNNNNNNNNNNNNNNNNNNNNNNNNNNNNNNNNNNNNNNNNNNNNNNNNNNNNNNNNNNNNNNNNNNNNNNNNNNNNNNNNNNNNNNNNNNNNNNNNNNNNNNNNNNNNNNNNNNNNNNNNNNNNNNNNNNNNNNNNNNNNNNNNNNNNNNNNNNNNNNNNNNNNNNNNNNNNNNNNNNNNNNNNNNNNNNNNNNNNNNNNNNNNNNNNNNNNNNNNNNNNNNNNNNNNNNNNNNNNNNNNNNNNNNNNNNNNNNNNNNNNNNNNNNNNNNNNNNNNNNNNNNNNNNNNNNNNNNNNNNNNNNNNNNNNNNNNNNNNNNNNNNNNNNNNNNNNNNNNNNNNNNNNNNNNNNNNNNNNNNNNNNNNNNNNNNNNNNNNNNNNNNNNNNNNNNNNNNNNNNNNNNNNNNNNNNNNNNNNNNNNNNNNNNNNNNNNNNNNNNNNNNNNNNNNNNNNNNNNNNNNNNNNNNNNNNNNNNNNNNNNNNNNNNNNNNNNNNNNNNNNNNNNNNNNNNNNNNNNNNNNNNNNNNNNNNNNNNNNNNNNNNNNNNNNNNNNNNNNNNNNNNNNNNNNNNNNNNNNNNNNNNNNNNNNNNNNNNNNNNNNNNNNNNNNNNNNNNNNNNNNNNNNNNNNNNNNNNNNNNNNNNNNNNNNNNNNNNNNNNNNNNNNNNNNNNNNNNNNNNNNNNNNNNNNNNNNNNNNNNNNNNNNNNNNNNNNNNNNNNNNNNNNNNNNNNNNNNNNNNNNNNNNNNNNNNNNNNNNNNNNNNNNNNNNNNNNNNNNNNNNNNNNNNNNNNNNNNNNNNNNNNNNNNNNNNNNNNNNNNNNNNNNNNNNNNNNNNNNNNNNNNNNNNNNNNNNNNNNNNNNNNNNNNNNNNNNNNNNNNNNNNNNNNNNNNNNNNNNNNNNNNNNNNNNNNNNNNNNNNNNNNNNNNNNNNNNNNNNNNNNNNNNNNNNNNNNNNNNNNNNNNNNNNNNNNNNNNNNNNNNNNNNNNNNNNNNNNNNNNNNNNNNNNNNNNNNNNNNNNNNNNNNNNNNNNNNNNNNNNNNNNNNNNNNNNNNNNNNNNNNNNNNNNNNNNNNNNNNNNNNNNNNNNNNNNNNNNNNNNNNNNNNNNNNNNNNNNNNNNNNNNNNNNNNNNNNNNNNNNNNNNNNNNNNNNNNNNNNNNNNNNNNNNNNNNNNNNNNNNNNNNNNNNNNNNNNNNNNNNNNNNNNNNNNNNNNNNNNNNNNNNNNNNNNNNNNNNNNNNNNNNNNNNNNNNNNNNNNNNNNNNNNNNNNNNNNNNNNNNNNNNNNNNNNNNNNNNNNNNNNNNNNNNNTACCGATGCGAGCTCCGGTTGAcaactttttgtttttgatgtGAAAACATCTCATACGGCGTTCAGATGTTTCCGTTTGGGCAGTGAAAATTTTCGAGCGTTATCGTTTTCGCGTAACGCTCATCGaacctattttatattcactatatttctgtagtttgaaataaacatgaattatatgaacaattcaacaatgtataataattattttcggaATTTTCTTAAACAATGACTATCTATTTTGCGTTTCAccccgttataataatatataattattatacagtcttgtaaactattcgaataaatgtacctatttgaatattattttaaataggtactttttttttaaagtattcaaatacgtattctgaatacttttatttgtattttttattaatgaaaaaaatactttttttgattcagaaaaatagttttaaatttgtgacaagacatatattattataagtcacgaacattaattttattctttaaacgaaatataatattggcccatgattTGATTGTTTTCATAAACACTAATCGGTCGTATCATttgtggtcaaaatgtataaataacttataattacaatatattttaaattattatttaataattaataaatgttatttaccaaccattcaaaaactgacaaaatttagttgtgaaaaaaagtattctaatagcattcaaatactttttaaagtattcgaatatgtattctgaatatattttttaagaactattcgaatacgtattctgaataccttaattcttatttattcgAATCtatattccgaatacaaaataaatgtattctttacaagactgttattataatagtggttTATAGTATAAATGTCCCAAGTCAAAAACGACTTGTTTTCAggaagataaaataaaacatcattcAAAATCGTTGACAATATAATGTCTGGgctgataattaattaaatttaatattcaatgtatcaaattttatgttaacaatttattaacagtCACGGTGCTAATATACGTGGGCCTAGGGGGCTCTAGCCCCCATAGGAAACATTCCAGCGCCCTCGCCAGCCCTCTCCCACTGAAAAATATGTACGATTTAATAAAGTCTTaaagtattttttgtaaaataactaaatcaaagaatttatgaaatatactttttaaacatttttaatttatcgaaaTACCTACTGTCGTAATATTGAagatttgatttttaagtttttgtttgatattagtaaaaattactaaaaaaaatgttaacttgataattaataaaaaaggaTTTCTTTAAGtgtttatgttttaatgtaggtataactaTGAACTTTTTTAACCTCCCAAATTCAACAAACAATACAAAGTATAGGTACTTCAGTACATACACaactatattatgcatatactaatttaaaaatgtattgaattaaaaatttgaaattaactagttaattattaGATAGGTGCCTAGGTAATcacaagtttttatttaaaacaaatattattcttagtgATATTGTtgcattttaatacatttttacttacttttttaatattataagattttcaataatttattattactattattgagtACTAATTACTGgatgaaaataaacaaacaaaggTATCCTAAATTATTGGTCCCTTTGTTGACCagacttagaaataaaattatttttccattctTTTTTgcaaaaacacataataatagacCTATTGATAAATAAGTGTaccttttcaaaaattttttttagcccAAATTTGAGTAAAGTACTTGGTACTTAGAAGTACCGTTGGTCAGTTTAACATTTTGATCCTAGTACTAA from the Acyrthosiphon pisum isolate AL4f chromosome X, pea_aphid_22Mar2018_4r6ur, whole genome shotgun sequence genome contains:
- the LOC103308465 gene encoding uncharacterized protein LOC103308465 gives rise to the protein MEITISYLFAITKKEDWMKIANDFNEIWNFPNCVGAIDGKHISIICPPGAGSEYYNYKGYHSIVLQAVVDAHAKFVVIDIDDYGRCSGIFKESLFAYPLLPNLMRPFPRRQLTNEKRIYNYRLSRARRIVECAFGIMVKRFNVLENKMLVGPEKATKITHSSYRTTQQVYGFFQFRKCFSSLARQIFSLKI